In Alicyclobacillus macrosporangiidus CPP55, a single window of DNA contains:
- a CDS encoding universal stress protein: MKKIVLATDGSSSAHKATDMVNHLCTAWPDTEVVAVYVSPELPYPYAMAPEDYRREENLYALEVRQELMKHLAPEVRRSVTFRHMFGDPIRCICEVAEEETADVVVMGSNGKGILDRLLMGSVSRGVVDRSKVPVLVVRAG; encoded by the coding sequence ATGAAAAAGATTGTGCTGGCCACGGATGGATCGTCGTCCGCACACAAGGCGACCGACATGGTCAATCATCTGTGCACCGCTTGGCCGGACACGGAAGTCGTCGCCGTCTACGTGTCACCGGAGCTGCCGTACCCGTACGCGATGGCCCCGGAGGACTACCGCCGCGAGGAGAACCTGTACGCGCTCGAGGTGCGGCAGGAGCTCATGAAACACCTCGCGCCGGAGGTTCGGCGGTCCGTCACCTTCCGCCACATGTTCGGGGACCCGATCCGTTGCATCTGTGAGGTGGCAGAAGAGGAGACGGCCGACGTCGTGGTGATGGGATCCAACGGCAAGGGGATATTGGATCGCCTGCTGATGGGCAGTGTCAGCCGCGGCGTGGTCGACCGCTCCAAGGTGCCCGTGCTGGTGGTCCGCGCCGGTTGA